TTCAGCCGCATCCATCCCAATATGCTGAGTAACTTCAGCCCTGTTGTAGTTTCCGTTTTGTACGGCCCCTACAGCAGCATGAAAGTTTTGAACGACTGATCCAGAAAAGTGTTCAGTAGAGCCATTAGGGTTCCTAATTGTTTGTTCGAATTCGCGAATCCCTTCATGACAAATCCAGATTGGAGCTGATTGACCTCCATAAATACTGCCTTGAATCTTAATCAAGCCTTTAGCAGCTAGGTACTCTAAGATTCGAATAAGCTCTTGACCCTCCTCTCCATTGACCCCCGTTGCTTCGTAAACTTCACTAAAGATTGTAGGGGTATGCTTATCACCCTGAGTCTGATCGTAGATAGCTTTTAAGACCAGAAGGCGTTTCTTATCCTTCTCTAAAACCTGCTGAAGATCGTCTTGCATATCGAGTTATTGACTATGGTGCTGAATCCTGTTCTAGCAAAATATCGTCTAGAGAGGTAATTGGAGGTAACCGAGCGATCGCCTGACCATTCCAGCCCTAACTTGTGATACCTTCTTCTCTCTGATTAAAGAGGGCAAGATGCCAGGTTGGGTGATTCCGGTTGTGCCAGTAGACAAGCTGGAGGCAGGAAGGAGGCGGAGTGAGGTTGGCAAGCCTCGTGCTTGGGTTGGTGAAGGAGTGATTCTGATTGCACCTCAAATCAATGGCGGCATGGTGACTGCGGCAATGGCCGTAACTGAAGATATAGAAGGAGCCGTAGAGGTGACGGACGTTGATTCAGGTGAGACATTTGCGATCGCGATTCCAGAGGGGACTGAACACTGCTGGATTCTAGATGCCGAGTTCAACCTGAATAGGGAATCCTAAATTATCTTGCATAAGAACTACTGAAGCGCTCCTAGGGGCGCTTTTTCTATTGGTGATCGCTGCCCAGCATTGGGAGTGATAAGGCCCAAAATCCAATCGGCTCTGTGCTTTTGCCCACAAGGCTTTGAGTGCCCAAAATTCAAACTCGTCAAATTCTCAATTGGGGGCTGTCTTTATACAAAAAGCCCCCTGATTCAAGCTGAACCGGAGACTGGAGTTATTGCTATTTTGTCTTCTAAAATTATGTGCGTGGCGATCGGATTTGGGAAGAGGGGTGAAGGGCGCGATCGCTCTGGGAAAGTGGAGAGAGCAAAGAGTCAAAGGGGCGATCGCTGGCCCTTGGGTGATGCTTGCAACCTTTAGAGATCTTCCCATTCCTCTCTGCTAACGTTGGCTTGCCGCAAAACGCGAGCCAATAGGTCTCGGCTAATATCTCCTTGATGTGGGTTAGGAATAGTCAATCTCAACTCGTCTTTGACCATGTATTGATGTTTGCCTCCTGCATAGGGGCCATCAAAGCCAAGGGAACGTAGATACACAACTAAGTCTCTCCATTTGATAGGCCCAAATGGTGGCATCATGCTACCTCTTGCTGCTGGGGATTCAGGTCAATACCGTCAATAACTGGCAAAGTATGCCCTAGCCGTAAGCCCAAAATCAACCAACCCTCTAGAGCATCTTGCAGATTGTCTCGGCACGCTTCGAGCGTCTCAGCATTACCCCATACACCTTGGCAGCTAGGTATCTCACCATAGAAGGTGCTATCTTCAAGCAGCTCATAAGTTGCTTGATGCATAGCAGCCTGGATGTAGTTAGTCAGCATGAGCTCGCTCCTGCTTCATTTTAAGGAATCGCAGGAAATCTAAAACCTCTTCTAGTAGTGATTCTGGGACTTTCTCTAGCTCCTGAATGATGAGTTCCTTCGCTGTCATTGGTTGGTCTCCAAAAGTCTCCTATCAATCCGCCGTGGTTAGTGGCGTTGCCAGGGTTGATGAGCCGAAAGTTTTAAGCTTAAAGCTCTAGACCTGGTACTCAATTCAGTTGGTAACTCCGGTATTACCAGCGCTACCAGCGATCGCGCACCCGATCACCCAGTCACACGATCACACACTATTATTATCAGCCAGCAGACTACTCTAGTCAGCGTGAGAGCCATCGTGTCTACCGTAGTAGTTGCGGTGGTTACCAGCACGGCAGGCGATCCGCTCAGCAGCTTGTGCTGGTCTAGGCAGCGGCATTGTGGTCAGCTACCCACAGATGCTCTAGTCAACCGTTAGTAAACGCAGTTTCAATTTTGAATGGTGGGGCGATCGCGTTTACAAAGCAGCTTGGTTGCGTTCCCCAATTGGGGAAAAGTTAGAGGGGCGATCGCTATGTAGAGAGAACAGCTCCAGTTTGCTTAATCCCAACACTACCTTTGATCAACTTTTTATTTTCTTCAGCTCTTCCTCAACAACTGACACGGGGATAGTCATTAGCCACGTATTTAGTGGCTTGTCTGGCTGTAGTGGATTGGGAAGTGCAACATCATCGGGAAACCACATCACCAAAATTCGTTCCTTGTCGAAATCGGCTTCCTGAACTAAGTGATGGAGGTCTGGAATCTCTGGAAGGTCTGTATCAGTTTTCTGATAAGCCCTTATTAAAATTGGATGATTCATGGTGTCTGGGTTAACACCTTGCTGTTTCAGTTGGTTGCGGGCATCCTCGTCGGCTCGCAGGTTTACATAGACAATATCTTTGAGTTTTAGTTGCACGAAGCTAGTGCATGCCACTTCCAGCGTGTTGATCAGGAAATAGGCTGATAGCGCTTTGGAAATTCCCTTGATCAAACTGGTTTCTTTACCAAAATTAGAATCTTGAGCCTTGCGGCGTTTAGCCTCTCCCATTTCTTCCTCTTTGATTCATCCATATTGCTGATGTTGACACTAATTTAACCCAGCGATTGCCTGGGGGAGGAACGAAGGGGCGATCGCTGTAGTGCAGAGAAAGAAGCAATTCATCACACTTATGACCGCACTAAGGCTTCCGTAAGCGTTGGCAAGTAAACATAGGGTTGTAGAATAGAAGGCTTCCAACCAGTAGCTTCTTGAATAAACCCGCCTTTGTCAGCTTGTTCAGAATTCCAAAGTTTATCTACTACTGGTAGTCTGAGCCAATTTAGCAGTTCTCCAGTAACAGCATTAATTGGTTGCGTAAAGTGGGTCAAAAAATCATTATTGCGAATAATACCCTCCAACTCAGCATGCTCATACTGAAAGGGCATGAATTCTAACATTCTTTCCGGAATCTCAACTTGCCAAAGAATAGGAATTAAGCCATTTGGATATTTTTCTTGAATTCGCTTGGCCCATAGCTCGAATAATTCAATGGCACTCATTTCATCAGGCTCGTAGCTATCGGTAATTGGATCGTCGAAAACTTCCCAGTACGCTTGTAGTGAAGTTTTCAGTTCGTGTCCATATTGAAGGCTAGAAAACTTCCAGGTTAGTGGTTGCTGAGCTTTATTTTTCATATTTGCAGTGAGAATTCAATACTGAGCTGTCTATCAATAAAATTTTGCCAGCTGGCGATCGCTCGCGAAAAGGCTACACACCTGCGATCGCCAGCCAAACTAGTACTGCTGACTTTATGCTTTGCCTCGAAGCTTGAGGATTAAGTCAACGATTTTGATGTCTAAGGAAGACACAATGAGACGAATGATCTGACCTACATTAACGATGCTGATCATCCATTCCGGATATCCCTTGCGCATCATTTCACGGTTGACTTCCTGTAGGTCACCCAACCATTCCTCGCGCTGTTCTTCAGAGAGCATGTAGGCGATCGGGGCAGAGAGCCAGTAAGTGATCCGAGGTTCTGTTGGATCTTTCGGCCTGAATTTGCGCGATCGTTTCTCTAGGCCAATGTACTCTTCAATCAGTTCAATCCAGCTTTCCTGTTTTTCTCGGTCAGCTTTAAGGATTTTATAACTGTTTTGTACTGTCAGGCTTTTCCTTCCTAGGTTATAAGCAGCTAGGTTATAAGCAGCCTTCATCACCTCTGCTTTGTCCTCTGAAGACAACGAGTAGAAGACTGAGTAAGCCCCTTGCCCTGATGGTTTCCCTGCTTGCTGCTGATCGCCGTTATTGTCTTGGTCCTGGGTCATGGCTTTAGTTTCCCCTTACACAGGTTGCCAAGACATCAGATTAGTGCGAAGCTGCTGCGACTCTTTAATGGCAGAGCTTCCCAGTCCTGTCAATTGGTAGTAGCGCCTGCGTGCGCCTGCTCGCTCTTCAGGTCGGTCATCGCCCCAGCGGGAGCTAATAAAGCCTTTCTTTTCAAGTCGGTGAAGTGTGGGGTATAACGATCCAACGGCGAGTTTGCGTCTGCCGTTACTAGCTTCTTCAATGGCTTGGACCATTTGCAAGCCGTAGAGTTCTTGATTCAACAATGCGGTCATGATTAATTCTTCCAAAGCTGAGAGATCAAGCTCGCTTGGTTCTTTGTTGCGAGCAGTTAATGGATTTTTTAGTGGCATGTTGACTAGTCCTTAGGATGCAAGCAGAAAAACAAAACAAGTAACTAGCTGTTACGACCCTCCCACTATTTGAGGGCAGCTGGCCTTGTTTTATTATGTCTTACAAAATTGATAATGCGTGCAAATTAGATAGATAACTTTGAGAAAGCGCTCTCTTTCATCCCAGCATCTGCCTAAGCCGTGCGATCGGGAATGCAGCCGCTAAGAAGTCCCAAGGCTCCCACTCGTCATCGTTAGTCAAGATGTACTGCTCCCCTCCGATCATTTGACTAGCAGTCACCAACCTGAGCTTATGAGCCAGGTCAAACCATTCTTTGAACCCTGGTTCTGCGGCTTTGGTTGCTTTCGGATGCTCACTGCCTCCCAGTTTCCAGCATTGACTGATTGCGTCCCTGAGCAAGCCGATCGGGTTCCTCACCTCATGCCTGTCTCGATACTCAATAGCCGCAGCAAGGGCATCCGTGACCACGCTCAATGGAGCGGCTAAAACTTCAGCCTTCAAAGGCGAGGTGAGCGGAAATCCTGCTTGTTCAATTTTTGAAAAAATTGCTTCGTGAGCAGCGGCGGAATAGTCGTCCTCTGCAACCTGTTCCACTTCTGACCCAGATGCTTTTAGAACGGGTTGAGAGTTAACAGGCAGGGTAGCGCTTGCTGTCTTGGGATCTTCAGATTCCTCTACACCCACAACAACAGGGAGGGTGGGTGGCTCCGTTGTTGTAGTGTCTATTGAGGTGTCTAGAGTGGAATCTATTTCTATATGATCACCACTCGTTTGGGAGATGATGACCTCTGAACTTGGAGATGAACTCCCAGAATCAAGGTCATCATCTCCTAGATTTGTGAAATGAGACGGAGTCAGGGTTTTAGCCTGTTTTTGGGTGAGCGCTGCTTCAATGGCTTCTCGGTTGAGTTGGTACTGATAGGCGCGATCGTACTTGGCCTTGGGGTTGTTACGCCGCTTGAGGAGTTGCAGTTTGTTCGTCAGTTTAGCGAGAGCTTGGCGGATGGTCTCGATGCTGTACTCCTCAAACAGGTGCTCTCGGATTTGCTCTAGAGTCAGTCTCACCCAGTCGTCAAGCTTGTGCTTGGCTTTCCATTGCTGCCAGCCCTCGATGATGGCGAGGATTTTAGCGGCGCAGTAGTTGCGCTGGGTGATTTGGACGTACTCTTTGCAGAGCTTGAGATAAGTCAGATTAGGGGAGGTGGTCATCGTAGCTGCACCTCCCGCAGCTCTAGGTCTGCTTCCTTTACATCTTCGATGCCGCTACTCGTTGGGCTGTTGGGGTCTACCTCAACCAGGTAAGACCAGCCCACCCAGTCGAGGCTGTTAGACATCGCCTCAGACATGCGAGGGGTGAAGTACTGCAAGCCGCGAATGATGCCGTAGCCTTGCTCTTCCTCTCCCCACTGCACCTGCTGCCCAAATTGGTACTTGGGCAGGGGCAAGTCTGCGGGTAGAAGCAGCCGCCGAGATTCTCGTCTCTGGCGTTGGTGCAGTGGGTGCATTACTTGACCTCCCCCATTGAGTCACTAAGACGGCGATATTCTTTCTGGTCGATGCGGCCTTGCTCGTAGAGTTCGTCATACATCAAGCTGATGACGAGGTTAGAGAGCCAGTTGTCCATGAAGCGCTTGCCTGCTTCTAGCGCCGCTTCAGCCGAGGGGTAGCAGATGTCATTACTCATGAACTCGCCTTCTGAGGTGAGCACTGTAAAGGTGAAGCCACCCTTCTCTACGACTGGACAGAGGTAATGGGCTTTGTACACTTGGCCGTAGAAGTGGAGGTACTTGGGCTGAATCAAGGTTGTGGCGATCGTCATGACTCATACTCCTGTAGGGGCTTGGTTTTGAGGGGAAATAATTGCTGCATGCCCTTCTCGAAGGACACGAACAAGTGCTGGTATTCCTGTTGGTTCAAGTGCTGGCTGTCTCGCAGCTCGATGAGCAGTTGCTGCATGGCGCGGCTGGGGCTAGCCCAAGTGACGAAGTTCACAGCTGCCTGAATCGCATCAGCCGCAAAGGCATAAGAACTCTTGATGGTGGCAAAGTCTTTACCCCTCGGATGCTTGGCCTTGGCACTCCAGCCTTCTGCGTCAAAAGTGACTCGGATGAGCCAACCACGGTAGGGGAATTCAATGGCATCGTGACTCATGGTTGACTCCTGTCTGTTGTGGCGTAGAGGCGTTGTCCCACCCAGATGACTAGGTGATACTTTTGTTGGAGTAAGTGGCGAGTGTGCCAGAGCTCATCTGCCAGGAAGTAGTCGCCACAGTGGGTAGTGATGTGCTTGTGAGCCAGAGTGATGCTGAGCTTTTGCGGTTCTTGGCACTGACTCAAAACCATCTCTATCCAGTGAAGTAAGCAGGCAGGAGAGTTGGGCTGAGAGCAGCCCAGAGGGAGAAAGTCTAAGGACATGGCTCAGTCCCCCATCACAGAATGAATGGCTGAGTCGAGAATGCCGAGGTCGTCAGCGGTGTAGACATTGACCATGCGAGTGGTGCCGCCAACGAATTGCTCTCGCTTCTGAGGAGGACGACCATGACGACCGCGATAGAAGGCAGCAGCAACTTGACCGATTCTGAGTAGTTGCTTTGTATTGGGGTTGTAGCCCAAGTCAAGGCAGCGGTCAGAGATGGGTACTTTTAAGCGCTTCGCCTGCTCTGGCTCTGCTGCGACTGCGGCTTCAATGGTTAGGGTTGAGTCAGCCGCAAGTAAGCGCTCTTGCATCAGCAGATTCATGAGCTGATCTTTGAGCAGCATCTTTTGGCGATCATCAAACCCGCCGAGCTGGTTGCCGATCGCGACTGCTTCTTTTAGTACGGTGAGGCGATCGGATGAAGGAAGAGCGGGAGCCTCAGTGGGAGCAGTAGCGTATTCAACGGCATTGAGTAGAGATGTCCTGACTGCTTTGGCAATTTCAGAATCGCGTAGGAGCATCCCTAAGCGCAGCGCAGCGCGAGGGGGCCAAATAGTGAGATTAGGAGCTTTAGAACTGATGGACAAGATGTCCACCACATCCTTCACCTCTTTGCCCCGTAAGGTTTTTAGCCCATCGGCTTCAAATTCATCCCGGTGGCGCTGGGAAAGCTTCTGAACGGTCTCAACATCGGTTTCATAGAACTCTGCCAACTGGGCAGAAGTTGCAAGCCCTACCCCTTGCCATAAGGCAAAGAATAGGGCTTTAGTTTTGTTCAAAACTTCAGTCGCGCGATCGTGACTTATCGTTGTGAGTTGATCGTTACGTGCAGATTTAGACTCCACGAGTACGGAGTCGGATACGATATTCATGGCCTCACCTTGGTTAACAGCTGGAGGTGGAGTACAGGGGCGATCGCAGAACTTTGGTAGGGGACGCGATTGCCTCAAGATTTTTTTAGTCAGCAGTAAGCAGGAGCGATCGCTTCGTTAATCACCTCCATCGCTGCTAACAATTTCAAATAGGTCGCAAAGACCGCAGCTAAAGTGCTCACACAGCACTAGTGCGGTATCACAGTCGATTCGGGTGAACTGATTGCGGCATAAACCGCCAATAGTACTGATTGCCAGACCAGTCTCTTTTGCGAGCGCTACTTGAGATAGCCCCCGATCATCCATCATCTTTTGGAGGTGGCAACGTATAGCCGTTGTCAACCCTCGGCTTGCCTTGCGTTTAGGCATCTCATCTACAGCAATCATTGAACAACTCCATACTTACTGCATTGATAGAACCTTAGCAAAGTAGCTAGCTAGTTGTCTAGAGCTATTGACGACTAATTGACTAGTCAGTTAGTATGAGTACAGAGAAAAGGCAGTCCACCTTCCACAGTTAACTGCCTCTTCTCCAAACCAACCTATTAAAAGGTCTTAACCACTATGGTATACGCACCCGATCGCATTCAGACACCCCCCCAAACCGAAGAAGAGCGGGGTTCTGGTCGCATCCAAGCAACGGCTCAACTAGAACTCGAAACTTATTTAGAAGAGCAAGTTCGTTCGATCGCCCCTGCCAAAATCGACAGCCTCACCATCACCGACGGCTACACCTATCTCTCGGTCATGGATCAAGACCGCCCCATCACCAAGCAACCCACACGCCTCATCATCCAACTCGAAGACTGCCAAGGTAATGAACGGCTTGTGGATCTGGTCACTAATAACGATCGCTTCGCCTTCATCACCCGGATCATTCGCAACCACTTCGACTCGTGCTGGAAAATTGGCGAAACCTGGACTCCTGAAGACGGTTGCCCCTTCTAAATAAAAACGATCGCTCCTCTACATACCCAGAGGGGCGATCGCAACCATTAATGGGATGCCCTCATTCAATCAGTAAAGTCATGGAATTAGATCAGTACCCCCAAGCGATCGCCACAGTTTTTCAAGAGAGCAGCCACCCTTGCTCAAGGGCCACAAAAAACGATCGCTCCTCTATATGCGGTAGGGGGCGATCGCAACTACGTCGTCTTTATAAGACTTTTTCATTCAATCAACAAAGTCATGGAATTAAATCAGTACTTCAGTGCAATCGCCGCAGCTGTTCAAGACAATGGCCTCTTCTAGCTAGGCACAAAAAAGCGATCGCTCCTCTCTCACTAGGGGCGATCGCTGCATCGTGAACTTCCTTATTCAATCAGCAAAGTTATGGACTTGAATCAGTACCACCACAATCGCTCCAGAGAACGGCTACCGCCTCTAAATAGCCACAAAAAAGCGATCGCTCCTCAAACCCCTTAGAGGTGCGATCGCGCTTCATTAACTTACAGAGAAATCAGTAATTTCTGCTCTCACTCTACAGCGAACTCCAATGGCACTTCATCCGTACACCCAGCGCGATCGCCATAGCTGCTGACGAGAATAACCTTCTCAAGAAAAAACGATCACTCCTCTACATACCCAGAGGGGCGATCGCCTAACAAGGAAATTAGCTCCTTTACCCTACCTCGGATGACTCTAGAGCCACATCCGTGCTCTGGCCCGACACTTCTTCTCTCCATCATTCATGAACTCAGAACAGCGACACCAAGCCGCGATCGCCTTTGTCCTGCTCATCGTTTTATTGCTGTCTGGCATTGGTGAACCGCAGCCAGCCTTACCCAGATACACACTCCCCTACGGAAGCATTCGACCATGAACCTAAACGAATACCCTCAAGCGATCGCCCAAGCCTCAACCCTCGTTAATGATCTGGAATTTCAGATCAACCAGACCAAGCGAATCATCACCGCAGTAGAAGGCAGAGTTGATTCTCAAGTTGCCTTTGGTGACTTCAAGAACGATCCTCAGCGCAAAGCTGCCCGCTTTGATCTACTCCACACTGATGCTGACTACCAGGGAGCACTCCATAACCTCGGTCAACTGATTGCAGCTAAAGCCAAGGCGATGGTTCAACTAGAGCTAACCCGCAATCAATATTCTGTCGCGAAGATTGAAGCCAGAGCTGAGATGGTGAGGCAAATTGCCGCTTTAGATTGCGCTGAATTTGTTGGCTTGTAATTCGTTTTCCCCAATTGGGGAAAAGCTCAACGGCGATCGCTTTCCACTTCACTAGGGTCGATCGCTTCCCTCTGTACTCCCTCACTTAGTAGCATTTCAGGTTTTCCAATGATTGAATTTGACACCAAAATCTTCAGGCTAGGACGCTTGTGCAAAAACGGTCATGACTTTAATGGCTTAGGGCAGAGTATTCGGTATCAAAGCAACGGTAGATGTATTGATTGCATGACGGATACGAAGCCATACATCAAGCGAGAAAAGCATCCGGTACCAGAGCATTTAATAGGAACTTTTGATCCATTGTTGTTCCGCTTAGGCAGTTTATGTAGAAATGGTCATGACTTTAACGGCAGTGGTAAAACTCTCAGAAAAATAGATGGTGGCCACTGTCTAGATTGCTTGAGAGACTACAAGCAATCTTATTACCAGGAAAACCGCGAGACAGTACTTGCCAAGCAAGCAGCTCATCGACAGGCCAACCTAGAAGAGGTGAGGCTTCGCAAAAGGAAATGGTACAGAGACCATAGGGAAGAACACCTCCAACAATGTGCTGAGTACAGAGAGAAGAATAAGGAGAAAATTGCAGCAAGACGGGCTCTTTACTATCAGAGAAATAAGGAGAAACGTGCTGAGTGGAACGCTAAATATCAGCGAGAAAATAGAGATAAACTTCGTGTCAGTCGTGCTCAGTATTATCAGAAAAACAAGGAAATCCTTGCCCAGAAAAGCGTTGAATACCGCGCAAGAAATGCAGAAGCTCTTAGAGGGTGTTTGAAAAGTCGGGTAAACAGTAGAAAAGCTCACTCAGTGTAAGCTGCGAATACGAAAGAACACAGCACCGAGTGA
This region of Trichocoleus desertorum NBK24 genomic DNA includes:
- a CDS encoding type II toxin-antitoxin system HicA family toxin, with product MMPPFGPIKWRDLVVYLRSLGFDGPYAGGKHQYMVKDELRLTIPNPHQGDISRDLLARVLRQANVSREEWEDL
- a CDS encoding type II toxin-antitoxin system HicB family antitoxin codes for the protein MLTNYIQAAMHQATYELLEDSTFYGEIPSCQGVWGNAETLEACRDNLQDALEGWLILGLRLGHTLPVIDGIDLNPQQQEVA
- a CDS encoding DUF2281 domain-containing protein codes for the protein MTAKELIIQELEKVPESLLEEVLDFLRFLKMKQERAHAD
- a CDS encoding PadR family transcriptional regulator; this encodes MPLKNPLTARNKEPSELDLSALEELIMTALLNQELYGLQMVQAIEEASNGRRKLAVGSLYPTLHRLEKKGFISSRWGDDRPEERAGARRRYYQLTGLGSSAIKESQQLRTNLMSWQPV
- a CDS encoding DNA-binding protein — encoded protein: MNIVSDSVLVESKSARNDQLTTISHDRATEVLNKTKALFFALWQGVGLATSAQLAEFYETDVETVQKLSQRHRDEFEADGLKTLRGKEVKDVVDILSISSKAPNLTIWPPRAALRLGMLLRDSEIAKAVRTSLLNAVEYATAPTEAPALPSSDRLTVLKEAVAIGNQLGGFDDRQKMLLKDQLMNLLMQERLLAADSTLTIEAAVAAEPEQAKRLKVPISDRCLDLGYNPNTKQLLRIGQVAAAFYRGRHGRPPQKREQFVGGTTRMVNVYTADDLGILDSAIHSVMGD
- a CDS encoding helix-turn-helix transcriptional regulator, with the translated sequence MIAVDEMPKRKASRGLTTAIRCHLQKMMDDRGLSQVALAKETGLAISTIGGLCRNQFTRIDCDTALVLCEHFSCGLCDLFEIVSSDGGD